The segment GCCGAGGCGACCACGAAGATGGTGCGCTCCGGCGCACCATGCGCGCGCACCGCCTCGATCACCTGCTGCACGGCATGCGCGCGCTGGCCGACCGAGACGTACACGCAGACCATGTCCGAGTGCTTCTGGTTGATCATCGCGTCCACCGCCAGCGAGGTCTTGCCGGTGGCGCGGTCGCCGATCAGCAGCTCGCGCTGGCCGCGGCCGATCGGGAACATCGCGTCGATCACCAGCACGCCGGTGGCGACCGGCTCGCTGACCAGGTCGCGCTCGATGATCGCCGGGGCCGGGCGCTCGATCGGCAGGTGGTCCGCGGCCGCCACCGGCTCGTCGCGGTCCAGCGGGCGACCCAGCGGGTCGAGCACGCGGCCGAGCAGGCCCGGGCCGACCGGTACACGCAGCACCTCGCCGGTGCCCAGTACTTCCGAACCGGCCTCCACGCTGCCGTCATCGTCCAGCAGCACCGCGGCCAGCGTGTCCTCGTCCAGCGACAGCACGAAGCCCATGTGGTCGTGCTGGAAGCGCAGCAGCTCGTGCATCCGGGCCTGGGCCAGGCCGGAGACGATGGCGATGCCGTCGGCGATCCGCACCACGTGACCCAGGCCGACCGAGCGCACGCCGAGTCGGGCCCGGGCGACGACATCCCGGCTGCGGCGCAGCCAGTCGCCGGCGGTGGCGTCAGGCGTGTCCGTCGGCATGGGTCAGCTCGTGCTGGAGATGGGCGAGGTCGGCGCGCAGGTGATTGCTGACCACCAGGTCGGGACTGCGCAGTTCCAGCCCGGCGATCAGGTTCGGATCGACCATGGTCGGCAGTGGGGCAGCGCGGCCGATGGCCTGCTGGATCGCCTGTGTGCAATGGTCCCTTTCGCCCGCCTCGAGCGTGCGCGGCGCCACCAGTGCGAGCGGGGTCGCCGCATCGGCCAGCTTCTGCTTCTGCGAATCCGGCAGCGCCCGCAGCGAGGCGACCAGATCGTCGAGAAAGCCGGCGACGCGGGCCGAGGCGGGCAGGCGGTCGAGCAAGCGCCCGGCCATGTCGATGGCCAGGGCGGCCGCGCGCTGTTCGTCGGCATGCTGCTGTGCGAGGAGCTGCTTGTCGCGGTCGGCCTGCGCCTGCTGCCGCAGGGTGTCGACCTCGGTCTGCGCGGCGGCCAGCAGACGGGTGCGTGCCGCTTCGGCATCGGTCTGCGCGGCCTTCATCGCCGCCTCGCGCCCGGCGGCGAGCTCGGCCTGCTGCGTTTGTGCCGCCGCCGTGGCCTGGCGCGCGCGGTCGCGTTCGGCTTCGGCGTCGGCCAGCAGCTTGGCGGCCGCCTCGCGCCGTCGCGCGATCGCCTGCACCACGGGCCGGTACAGCACGCGCGACAGCAGCCAGATCAGGACCAGCGCATTGATCGCCTGCAGCGCCAGCGTCCAGAAGTCGATTTTCATCGAAGGTCGCCGCTCACTTCAGGAACGGGTTGGCGAACAGCAGCAGGATCGCGACCACCAGGCAGTAGATCGCCATCGTCTCGATCATCGCCAGGCCGACGAACAGCGTGCGCGAGATGGTGCCGGCCGATTCGGGCTGGCGGGCGATCGCATCCATCGCGGCGGCCACCGCACGGCCTTCCGCGAGCGCCGGGCCGATCGCGCCGAAGCTCACCGACAGTGCGGCGGCGAGGATGCTGACAACGGGAATCAGGTCGTTCATGACGGGTCTCTCCGATCGGAAGATGCGGGCGCGTCCGGCGCGCGCGAGGGCGGGGCGGGGTGCACGGCGGCGCCGATGAACACCATCGCCAGCACACTGAAGATGTAGGCCTGGATGGCGCCAGTGAGCAGGTCCAGCGCCATGAACGGGATCGGCACGATCAGCCCGGCCAGCGACAGCGCGATGCCGACCACGAACACGCTGCTCATCACGTTGCCGAACAGGCGCACCATCAGCGAGAAGGTGCGGGTGATCTGCTCGACCAGGTTCAGCGGCACCATCAGCCAGCCCGGCTCGGCGAAGGTGGCGAGGTAGCCGCGTACGCCGCGGGCGCGCAGGCCGAACCAGATGGTGGCGAAGAACACGATGCCGGCGAGCGCGGCGTCTGTTTCCAGGTGGGCGGTGGGCGGTTCGATACCGGGCACCAGGCCCGACCAGTTCGCGACCAGCACGAACAGGAAGATGCTGCCGATCAGCGGACGGTACGGTGCCGGGTCCACCTGCATGGTGTCGTGGATCTGCGCGTCGATGGTCTCGACCAGCAACTCGAGCACGGCCTGGGTGCGCGAGGGACGCAACGACAGCCGGCGGGTGGCCAGCCAGGCGCCGATCACCAGCAGCGCCATGATTCCCCAGGTCACCGCCACGGCGGTGCTGACCGGGACCGGCCCGAGGTGGAACAGCGTCTCGGTGCGCAGCGGCGAGCCGATCATGCGTCCGGCTCTCCAGTCGGTGATGGCGGGTTGCCGCCGGCGGCGCCATCACGCAGCAGCGCCTGCCGTGCCACCAGGAAACCGACGAACCCGGCCAGCAGGGCGCTTACGCCGAAGTGGAACAGCGCCGCCAGCAGCAGGGCGCTGGCCAGCACGCGCAGCCCCTGCGATGCCAGCGCCAGTCCGGTGCGGCCGGTGGCGAGCAGGCGCACGGTGTAGCGCAACCCGACGAAGTGGAGCAGGCCGACCAGGCCACCGCCGAGCAGGCCGATGCCGATTGCCGGAGCGAACGGAAGCGAAGCAAGCGACAGGATCATCTTGGGTTCCTCATTGACGGTGCATCCAGCGCCAGGCGAACCACATCCCCAGCCCCGCACCAACCGTGAGCAGGGCGGCGGCGAACATCACGCCGGTGCGCAGCCAGCGATCCAGCCAGTGGCCGGCGAGCAGGCCGAGCAGGATCGGCGTGACGATGGTCCAGCCCAGCACGCCGATCTGCGCCAGGCGGATGCTGGCCGGGGTGGCGGGATCGTCGCGGTTCGCTTCGTCGCGTTGGCGGGCACGGCGGGCGGCCGTGGCGACCGGGTCGCGGCCCTCTGTGCTGCGAGGCTCGGGTGGCGGTGTCGTCATGGTGCGACGTTCCGCGGACCAGGCCGCAGGTAGCGCAGCAGCGTGCGCACGGCGCGGGCGTGCAGCTGCATCTGCTCGACACGGGCGCGGCGGTCGGCATCGGCCTGGTCGGCGCGCGCCAAGCGTACGGTGTTCTCCAGCGTGTCGAGCTGGTCGCCGCGCACGGCGCCGCGGCAGGCCACGTGCAGCTGCCCGCCTTCGCTCATCCGCAGCACGCCGCCGCGCAGCGCGCAGTAACCCTTTTCCCCACCGGCACGCTGCCAGCGCAGCACGGTGGGTACCAGCACGGTGATCAGGTCGGCATGGCCGGGCAGGATGCCGAAGCTGCCACTGGCGTCCTCGCCGCGCACGGCGGTCACGTCGTTGAGGTCGAGCACGACCTGCTGCGGCGTGGTGAGTATCAGGTGCAGGTGGTCAGTCATGCCGCAGCCTTCGTGGCGGCGGCTTCTTTGGCCTGGGCTTCGGCCAGTGTGCCGACCATGTACAGCGAACTCTCCCGCCAGCCGTCGCAGTCGCCGCGCAGGATCGCCTCGCAACCGTCCAGGGTGTCGGCCAGCGCCACGCTGCGGCCGGGCATGCCGGTGAAGGCTTCGGTGACCGCGAACGGCTGGGTCAGGAAGCGCTGCAGCCGGCGCGCCCGTTCGACCTGCCGGCGGTCGTCGGCGCCGAGTTCGTCGACGCCGAGCAGGGCGATCACGTCCTGCAGTTGCCGGTAATGCTCGATCACCCGGCGCACCTCGGTGGCGATGTGCACATGGCGTTCGCCGAGCAGGTCGGCGTCGAGCATGATCGAGGAGGAGGCGATCGGGTCGATCGCCGGGTACATGCCCTGCGCGGCCATCTCGCGCGACAGCACGACCATCGAGTCCACGTGCGAGGCCAGCGCGGTGACTGCCGGGTCGGTGAAGTCGTCGGCCGGCACGTACACCGCCTCGATCGCGGTGACCGCCACGCCGTCCACCGAGACGATGCGTTCCTGCAGCGCCGCCACCTCGTCGGCCAGGGTGGGCTGGTAGCCGACCCGCGAAGGCAGGCGGCCGAGCAGGCCGGAGACCTCCGAGCCGGCCTGCACGAAGCGGAAGATGTTGTCCATCAGCAGCAGCACGTTCTGCTTTCGCTCGTCGCGGAAGTGCTCGGCCATGGTCAGCGCGGTGAACGGCACCCGCCAGCGCGCGCCGGGTGGCTCGTTCATCTGGCCGTAGACCAGCACGGTGTGGTCGAGCACGCCGGAATCGCGCATGTCCAGCAGCATCTCGTGACCCTCGCGCGAGCGCTCGCCGACGCCGGCGAACACCGAGATGCCCTGGTAGCGCTCGACCATCGCGTGGATCAGCTCCATCACCAGCACCGTCTTGCCGACGCCGGCGCCACCGAACATCGCTGCCTTGCCGCCCTGCACCAGCGGGGTGAGCAGGTCGATCACCTTCAGTCCGGTGGCGAACAGGGTGCTGGTGCCGCTCTGTGCGGACAGCGGAGGTGGCGCGCGGTGGATCGGGCGGCGTGGCACGTCGGCGGGCAAGGCGGGGCCGTCGTCGCCGAGCTGGCCGGTAACGTCGAGCAGCCGGCCGAGCACGGCCGGGCCGACCGGCACCTCGAGCGGCTGCCCCTGGGCCTGCACGCGCAGTCCGCGGGCGATGCCCTCGGTGGACTGCAGGGCGATCGCGCGCACATCTGTCGTGGAAAGCTGCGAGGTGACCTCCACCAGCAGCGGCGTGCCGTCGTCGCGCAGCACATGCAGGGCTTCACCGACCGCCGGCAGCGGCGGCTGCGCGAAGCGCACGTCGAGCACTGCGCCGCGCACTGCCGTGACCTGTCCCTCGTGCATCCCGGCCATGAAAGAAGCTCTCGTTCTCCAGGGTGGACGCGCCACCCGCATGCGATGTCCCATGGTCGGGCATCGGTGCACTGCGGGAGTTGACTGGCATCAATCCGGAACGGATCAGCCCTGCATCAGTTCGAGCGCGGCACGCGCGGCGATCCACTCTTCGTTGGTCGGTTCGACCGCCACGCGTACCCGGCTCTCCGGGCCGGACACCACCGCAGCGTGCGCCGCGTTGGCGCGGGTGTCCAGCGCCACGCCCAGCCATCCGAGCGCATCGCAGACCCGCTCGCGGATCACCGCGTTGTGCTCGCCGATGCCGGCGGTGAACACCAGCATGTCCAGCCCGCCGAGCACGGCGGTGAGCGCGCCGATCTCGCGCACGATGCGCCGCACGTATAGGGCCAGCGCCTCGGCGACGGCGGCTTCGCCTTCGCGGGGCAGCAGCTCGCGCGGATCGCCCGACACCCCCGACACGCCGAGCAGTCCGGAGTCGTGGTAGAGCATGTGGCCGACGGCATCGACGCCGAGTCCACGGACCTGCATCAGGTACAGCACGGCACCGGGATCGAGCGCGCCGCAACGGGTGCCCATCATCAGGCCGTCCAGCGCGGAGAACCCCATCGTGGTGGCGACGCTGCGCAGCCCGTGCATGGCGCACAGGCTGGCGCCACTGCCGAGGTGGGCGCAGATCGTGCGGCCCCGGGCGCCGTCGCCGTAGCGTTCGGCCAGCACCGTGGCCATGTAGGCATAGGACAGGCCATGGAAACCGTAGCGGCGCAGCCCTTCGTCCCACAGTTCGCGCGGAAGCGGCAGCATCTGCTCCACCTTCGGCACGGTGTGGTGGAAGGCGGTGTCGAAGCAGGCGACCTGCGGCAGCTCCGGATGCAGCCCCAGCAGCGCCTCGATCGCTTCCAGTGCGAACGGCTGGTGCAGCGGCGCCAGCGGGATGTAGCTGCGCAGGTCGGCCAGCACGGCGGCATCCACCTGCACCGGCGCGAAATACTTGCTGCCGCCGTGCACCACGCGGTGCGCCACCGCGCCAAGGCGGCGCTCGCCGAGCCGGGCCTGCAGGCGCTCGCGGATGTGCATCAGGGCGCCGGTGTACGGATCGTCGGCATCCAGTGCCAGCGTCGCGTCGGGCTCGCCGGAGGCTTCGTAGCGCGGTGCCGCCCCGGTGATGCCCTCGACCTTGCCGCTCCAGGCCGGCTGGCGCGGCAGCGGCGAGATCGCCGCGTCGAACAGCGCGAACTTGATGCTCGACGAGCCGCAGTTGAGCACCAGCAGCAGGTCGCCCGCCGCTTTCGCCATGGGGAAGGCACTCACAGCGGATGGGTCCGGTAACGGTGGGCCAGCAGCAGCGCCACCGCGCAGGAGGCCATGCGCGATTCGCGCGAGTCGGCACGGCTGGTGAGCACGATCGGGACCTTCGCGCCGATCACGATGCCGGCACTGGCCGCGCCGCCGAGGTATTCGAGCTGCTTGGCCAGCATGTTGCCGCTCTCCAGGTCCGGCACCACCAGTACGTCGGCCTGGCCGGCCACCGGCGAGACGATGCCCTTGATCCGCGCCGCTGCCACCGACACCGCGTTGTCGAACGCCAGCGGGCCATCCAGCACGCCGCCTTCGATCTGTCCGCGGTCGGCCATCTTGCACAGCGCCGCCGCATCCAGCGTGGCCGGCATGTGCGGGTTGACCGTCTCCACCGCGGCGAGGATCGCCACGCGCGGCTGCGCCACCCCGATCACCTGGGCCAGATCGATGGCGTTGCGGATGATGTCGGCCTTTTCCTCCAGCGTCGGGGTGATGTTGATTGCCGCGTCGGTGATGATGAAGGGCCGCGGGTAGGCCGGCGTCTGCATCACGAAGCAATGGCTGATCCGCCGCTTGGTACGCAGGCCGCTGCCGGCGGCGACCACCGCGCCCATCAGCTCGTCGGTGTGCAGGCTGCCCTTCATCAGCGCGTCGACCTCGCCGGTGGCGGCGAGCTCCACCGCGCGGGCCGCGGCGGCGTGGCTGTGTGGAACGTCCTCGATGGCGATGCCGGCCAGGTCGAAGCCCGCTGCGCTTGCCACCGCCTCGATGCGCTCGCGCGGGGCCACCAGCACCGGCTCGATCAACCCGGCAACCCGGGCGTCGATGGCGCTGCCGAGACTGGGTTCGTCGCAGGGGTGCACCACCGCCACGCGGATCGAGCCCAGTGGACGCACGTAGTCGAGCAGGCGCTTCACGCCGTTGGTGCCGCCAGTCAGGCGGACCTCCGGCAGAGTCGCCCGCGGCCGCACGATCCGTTCGGTGGGCGCCAGTACCTCGGCCTCGCCCTCGATCGCTCGCTGGCCGGCCTGGTCGGTGCAACTGCAGTCGAGCACCAGGCGCTTGTGCGCTTCGTCTTTCGACCGCACGGTGACCCGGATGCTCAGCGTGTCGCCGATGTGCACCGGGGCGAGGAACTTCAGCGTCTGCGACAGGTAGATCGTGCCGGGGCCGGGCAGGCGGGTACCGAGTACGGCCGAGATCAGTGCCGCGCCCCACATGCCGTGGGCGATCACGCCGTGGAAGCGGGTGGAGGCGGCGAAGTCCGGGTCCAGGTGCTGCGGGTTGACGTCGCCGGACATCACGGCGAAGAGCTGGATGTCCGCCGCCGTCAGCGTGCGGTCGATCACCGCGGTGTCGCCGACGGCGATCTCGTCGAACGTGCGGTTGCGGATGAAGTGGATGTCGTCGGTGTCGCCGGGCGGGCCGGCGGGAACGGCGGGGGTGTCGGGCATGGACGCGCTCCTTGGGTCCGTGGAGGGATTCAGGCCATGTGCTGGCCGCCGTTCATCGCCAGGTTCGCCCCGGTCATGAACGCGGCCGCATCGCTGCAGACGAAGGCCACCAGGGCGGCCACCTCGTCGGTGCGGCCCAGCCGGCCCATCGGGATCTGGGACAGCACCTTGGTCTTGAGCACTTCCTCGGGCACCGCCGCCACCATGCGCGTCTGCAGGTAGCCCGGCGACACCGTGTTGACGGTGACGCCCTTGGTCGCCAGTTCCAGCGCCAGCGACTTGGTGAAGCCGTGCATGCCGGCCTTGGACGCGGCGTAGTTGGTCTGCCCGAAGGCGCCCTTGGAGCCGTTGACCGAGGCGATGTTGACGATGCGCCCCCAGCCGCCGCCGATCATGCCCTCGACGAACGCCTTGGTGACGTTGAACAGCGAATCGAGGTTGGTGTGCATCACCGCGTCCCAGTCCACCTTCTGCATCTTGCGGAAGCTGGCGTCGCGGGTGATGCCGGCGTTGTTGACCAGGATGTCCACGGTGTGGCCGTCGGCAAGGATGCGTTCGGCGCACGCCGCGCACGAGTCCGCATCGGTCACGTCCATCTCGTAGGTCAGGTACTTGCGTCCCTGGGCGGCATGCGTGTCCAGCCACGACTGCACGTCGCTGCGACCGGGCGAGTGGGTGACGATCACGCGGCAACCGGCATCGTGCAAGGCCTGGGCGATCGACTCGCCCAGGCAGCCCATGCCGCCGGTGACCACGGCGGTATGGTCAGTTTGCATGGCTCTTGCCCTTGCCTGCGGATTTCGTCGCAGAACCGGCGCCCGGCGGGGTGAACATCGCCATCAGCGCGCCGAAGTCGGGCACGGCGCCGTTCATCGGCACGCCCATGGGGATCGACTTGCCGGCGTCACTGACCGCACGGGTAAGCGACTTCTGCCAGTCCGCCAGCGCGTGCTGCATGCCCGCGACGAAGCGCGTCTGCTCGGCGATGGCGGTCTCGGTGCACGCCTGGGCGTCGCCCACGCGCTTCTGCATGCGGCGCCATGCGGTGCTGCCGGGCAGGTTGCCCAGGTCCTTCCAGTCGCTGGCGTGGGAGAGTTCCTCCAGCTCCTTGCGGGTTTCTTCCACGTCGTCCTCCAGCGTCTTGTCGCCGAGGTCGGCCCACTGCTGGCGGGCCTCCTGCAGCAACAGACCCATGTTCAACCAGAGCTGGACGTTGGCCTTGTACAGCTCCATGGGAAGGTTGGTGTCGATGCTCATGTTCATCTCCTCGCTCGTGATGAAGCGGTTGGCGTAAGGCCGGCATCCCGACGTCATCCTGGCGGGCGATACCGGCGGTCGTCCGCAAAGGTGGCCGCGCTCCATGACAATCCGTGCGGCCATTCGAGGGTTGAGAGCGTGTGGCGTGGCCTTCGTTCCCTTCCGTTCAGTTGAGGATGTGGTAGCCGGCGTCCACGTACAGCGTGTCGCCGGTGATCGAGCGGGCGGCGTCGCTGGCCAGGAACACGCACAGGCTGCCGACGTCGTCGATATCCACGGGGTGTCGCAATGGCGCGCGTTGCACCGCTTCGCGCAGCAACTGGTCGAACTGCTCGATGCCGGAGGCGGCGCGTGTCGCCAGCGGCCCGGGCGAGATCGCATTGACGCGGATCCCGGACCGGCCGAGTTCGGCGGCCAGGTAGCGTACCGACGATTCCAGCGCGGCCTTCACCGGCCCCATCAAACCGTAGTGGTCGATCACCTCGTCGGCACCGAGGTAGCTCATGGTCAGCAGGCTGCCGCCCCGGTCCATCAGCGGCTCGGCCAGCCGGGCCATGCGGATGAACGAGTGGCAGGAAATGTCCATCGCGCGCAGGAAGCCGTCGCGCGAGCTGTCGGTGACGCGGCCGTGCAGATCCTCCTTCGGCGCAAAGGCGATCGAATGCAGCACGAAATCCAGCCGACCCCAGCGCCGCTTCACTGCGTCGAACACCGACTCGAGCTGGCCCGGCTGCGTCACGTCCAGCGACATCTGCAGGGGCGCTTCCAACGCCTGCGCCAGCGGCTCGACCCAGGGGCGGGCCTTGTCGTTCAGCCAGGTCACGGCCAGTTCGGCGCCGGCGGCACGCAGGGCCCGCGCGCAGCCCCACGCGATGCTGTGCTGGTTGGCGATGCCGACCACCAGGCCCTTCGCGCCGCTGAGACCGGCCATGCTCAGGTCTCCCGCACGTAATGGCCGGGGGCGTCGGCGAGCGGACGGTAGCCGGCACGGGCATTACCCATCGAAGGCGGTGCGACCGGCTCGCCCGAATGCGCGTCCAGCCACTGCAGCCAGGCCGGCCACCAGGAGCCATCGTGCATCGGCGCCTGCTTCAGCCAGTCGTCGGGACCGATATATGCCGCACCTTCAGGGCGCTGCTGCAGCTGATAGCTGCGGTGCGGATGTCCCGGCTCGCTGACGATGCCGGCGTTGTGCCCGCCGCTGGTCAGCACGAAGGTGAGGTCGGCGACGGTGAGGTAGTGCAGCTTGTAGACCGAGCGCCAGGGCGCCACGTGATCGGTCTGCGTCCCCACCACGAACACCGGCAGGGTGATGTCGCTCAGCGCGACCGGTCGTCCCTGCACCGGGAAACGCCCTTCGGCCAGGTCGTTGTGCAGGAACAGCCGGCGCAGGTATTCCGAGTGCATGCGCGCCGGCATGCGGGTGGCGTCGGCGTTCCACGCCATCAGGTCGTTCATCGGCGGCCGCGTACCCATCAGGTACTCGCCGACCATGCGCGACCACAGCAGGTCGTAGGAGCGCAGCATCTGGAACGCGCCCGCCATCTGCTGGGCGGTGAGATAGCCGGTCTGCGACATCTGCGCCTCGAGCAGGGAGACCTGGCTCTCGTCGATGAAGAGGCCCAGCTCGCCCGGCTCGGTGAAGTCGGTCTGCGCGGCGAACAGGGTCGCCGAGGCAAGCCGGTGGTCGCCGTCGCGGGCCATCGCGGCCGCGGCGACTGACAGCAGGGTGCCGCCCAGGCAGTAGCCCACGCCGTGCACCTGCTGCTTCGGGACGATCGCGCCCACGGCGTCCAGCGCAGCCATCACGCCGAGGTCGAGGTAGTCCTCCATGCCCAGGTCGCGGTCGTCGGCATCCGGGTTCTTCCAGGAGATGCAGAACACGGTGTGGCCCTGGTCGACCAGGTAGCGGATCAGCGAGTTGTGCGGAGACAGGTCCAGGATGTAGTACTTCATGATCCACGCCGGCACGATCAGCACCGGCTCCGGCCGCACCTTGTCCGTGGTGGGCGAGTACTGGATCAGCTCCGCCAGCCGGTTCTTCATCACCACCTTGCCAGGGGTCACCGCCAGGTTGCGGCCGACCGCATAGTCCTCGGTGCCGGCCGGCGGCGCGCCGATCGCCAGCCGGTCCAGGTCGTCCAGTGCGTTGAGCCAGCCGCGCCAGAGGTTGGTGCCGGCCTGCTCGATCGTCTGCTTCAGCACCACCGGGTTGGTCGCCAGCTGGTTGCCCGGCGACCACATGTCCAGCCACTGGCGGGCGACGAATCCGGCGACGTCGGCATGGTGCTTCTCCACGCCCTCCACGCCATGGGTGGCTTCCTCCCACCAGCGTTCGGCCATCAGGAAAGCCTGATGCATCACGTTGAACGGCCAGCGTCCCCATTCGGGCTCGCGGAAACGGCGGTCGCCGGGACGGGGCGTCACGCAGCCGCCGTTGGGAGCGGCACCGGGGAGGGCGCAGCGGGCGGCGTAATCCGCCAGCGCCTGCCATTGCCGCAACCCCAGGTGCATCAGTTCCAGGCGCTTGCCGGGCGAAGCGGCGAGGTGGGCCGCCCAGTCGCTCCAGGCCAGTTCCAGCGAAGCGGGGGAGATCGAGGCACTCCATCGCGCCAGCGCTGCGCGGACCTGACGGTCGGTGCGCGCCGCGGCCGTGGGCTGGGGCGTTCTCGGAACGGGAGCGACTTCCTTCATCGGGTCATCCGGATACGCGAGTGGGGTCCAGCACCGGCGTGCAAGCCTTGTCATGCCGGGAGCCCAGGCAGGATGCGCCGCCGCAAAATCCCAAGCGTTGACCCAGGTCAATCCGGGTGGCGAACGTTACTGCGACGCAGCAAAAGGCCGTGGAGAGACGCGGCTGCAGTAAAATGCCGGTTTGCCCAGTCAGGAAGCGCCCCGCATGTGGTTTGCCGTCCACGCCAAGGACCACCCCGATTCCCTCGCCAAGCGCATGGCCGCCCGGCCCGAGCACCTGGCCCGCCTGCACGCGCTGCAGGCTGAAGGACGCCTGCTGCTGGCCGGTCCGTTCCCGGCGATCGCCTCGGAAGACCCCGGTCCGGCCGGTTTCACCGGCAGCCTGATCATCGCCGAGTTCGCCAGCCAGGCCGATGCCGAAGCCTGGGCCGGCGCCGACCCGTACGTGGCGGCCGGCGTCTATGCCGAGGTCGAGGTCAAGCCGTTCCGCAAGACCCTGCCATGAGCCAGGCGACGGTCGAGCAGATCCGCGAACGTCTCGCCGCCGCCCTGGCGCCGACCGAGCTGGAGGTGCTGGACGAGGGCCACAAGCACGCCGGCCACGCCAACGCGGGGAAGGGCCATTTCCACGTCCGCATCGCCAGTGCCGCGTTCGCCGGGGTGCTGCCGATCAAGCGCCACCGCATGGTGTACGCGGCGCTGGATGGCCTGATGGACCACGGGATCCACGCCCTGTCCATCGATGCGCGGACACCAAACGCGTAAAATCAGCCGCTTGCAGTAACTTCTTCAAGTGGATTGCGCCGCCGCAACGCATTGCGGCAGCGCCTGCCGTTTGGCACAGTGCCCCGTCGCCCCGCGTCCGCGTGGGCGCTCTCAAGGAATATCGAGCCGCCGATGCGCCTGACCACCATCAAACTTGCCGGATTCAAGTCGTTCGTCGATCCGACCACGTTGCACCTGCCCACCAACATGACCGGCGTGGTCGGTCCCAACGGCTGCGGCAAGTCCAACATCATCGACGCGATCCGCTGGGTGATGGGCGAGAGCGCCGCCAGCCGCCTGCGCGGCGACTCGCTGACCGACGTGATCTTCTCCGGCTCCAACTCGCGCAAGCCGGTGGGTCAGGCCACGGTGGAGCTGATCTTCGACAACGCCGACGGCTCGGTGCAGGGCGAGTACGGCCAGTACGCGGAGATCTCGGTCAAGCGCCAGGTCACACGCGACGGGCAGTCCTCGTACTTCCTCAACGGCGCGCGCTGCCGCCGCCGCGACATCACCGACCTGTTCCTCGGCACCGGCCTGGGTCCGCGCAGCTACTCGATCATCGAGCAGGGCATGATCAGCCAGATCGTGGAGGCGGCGCCGGAAGACCTGCGCACCCACCTGGAAGAGGCCGCCGGCATCTCCAAATACAAGGAGCGCCGCAAGGAAACCGAGAGCCGCATCAAGTCCACCCGCGAGAACCTCGACCGCGTGCGCGACGTGCGCGACGAGGTGGACAAGCAGCTCGAGCACCTCAACCGCCAGGCCCGCGCCGCCGAGCGCTGGAAGGCGCTGAAGGAAGAGCAGACCCGCAAGGAAGCCGAGCTGCGCGCGCTGGAATACCGCGCGCTGAAGGGCCAGCACGACGGCGAAGGGCAGGGGCTGTCCGCTGCCGAGATCGCCATC is part of the Dyella thiooxydans genome and harbors:
- a CDS encoding YciI family protein codes for the protein MWFAVHAKDHPDSLAKRMAARPEHLARLHALQAEGRLLLAGPFPAIASEDPGPAGFTGSLIIAEFASQADAEAWAGADPYVAAGVYAEVEVKPFRKTLP
- a CDS encoding PHA/PHB synthase family protein; amino-acid sequence: MKEVAPVPRTPQPTAAARTDRQVRAALARWSASISPASLELAWSDWAAHLAASPGKRLELMHLGLRQWQALADYAARCALPGAAPNGGCVTPRPGDRRFREPEWGRWPFNVMHQAFLMAERWWEEATHGVEGVEKHHADVAGFVARQWLDMWSPGNQLATNPVVLKQTIEQAGTNLWRGWLNALDDLDRLAIGAPPAGTEDYAVGRNLAVTPGKVVMKNRLAELIQYSPTTDKVRPEPVLIVPAWIMKYYILDLSPHNSLIRYLVDQGHTVFCISWKNPDADDRDLGMEDYLDLGVMAALDAVGAIVPKQQVHGVGYCLGGTLLSVAAAAMARDGDHRLASATLFAAQTDFTEPGELGLFIDESQVSLLEAQMSQTGYLTAQQMAGAFQMLRSYDLLWSRMVGEYLMGTRPPMNDLMAWNADATRMPARMHSEYLRRLFLHNDLAEGRFPVQGRPVALSDITLPVFVVGTQTDHVAPWRSVYKLHYLTVADLTFVLTSGGHNAGIVSEPGHPHRSYQLQQRPEGAAYIGPDDWLKQAPMHDGSWWPAWLQWLDAHSGEPVAPPSMGNARAGYRPLADAPGHYVRET
- a CDS encoding phasin family protein, with protein sequence MSIDTNLPMELYKANVQLWLNMGLLLQEARQQWADLGDKTLEDDVEETRKELEELSHASDWKDLGNLPGSTAWRRMQKRVGDAQACTETAIAEQTRFVAGMQHALADWQKSLTRAVSDAGKSIPMGVPMNGAVPDFGALMAMFTPPGAGSATKSAGKGKSHAN
- the fabI gene encoding enoyl-ACP reductase FabI encodes the protein MAGLSGAKGLVVGIANQHSIAWGCARALRAAGAELAVTWLNDKARPWVEPLAQALEAPLQMSLDVTQPGQLESVFDAVKRRWGRLDFVLHSIAFAPKEDLHGRVTDSSRDGFLRAMDISCHSFIRMARLAEPLMDRGGSLLTMSYLGADEVIDHYGLMGPVKAALESSVRYLAAELGRSGIRVNAISPGPLATRAASGIEQFDQLLREAVQRAPLRHPVDIDDVGSLCVFLASDAARSITGDTLYVDAGYHILN
- a CDS encoding BolA family protein; the protein is MSQATVEQIRERLAAALAPTELEVLDEGHKHAGHANAGKGHFHVRIASAAFAGVLPIKRHRMVYAALDGLMDHGIHALSIDARTPNA